TAAACAAAGCATGCATTATGAATATTGATGTACTAGATAGTGTAAATACACTTTTTAATAGCCGATTGAAAGCAACATTGGTTAATGGTGAAAATGTTATTATTACAAGAACCTATATTCCGGCAAAAGTCGAATCCAGGATGGTGGTCAAATTTAACAGCGCCAGCAGATGCCTTCCCTCTTAAGGCCTTGCTTATAAGTGCTATACCTTCATTTCCGAATGCGGCACAAAGTTCTATAGATTTTACAATTAACTTCTGGCGCAATAAAAATAAATGCAGCATTAACTTTCATTCATATCTCCTCCAATTTTAATTTTAACAAAAGATTAGGCTCAATTTGTTGATTTTTCAAGCATTTTTTTCAAATATCCTTCATTTAGCAAATGCACTGTTTCAAATTTACCTTTATAAAACACAGCCCAGTTATTAAACACACAAGGAAGTCTCTTTGATTTCTCTAAACTGTCAACTGCTATTAATTCAATAGGAATGTCATTTGTCGTTTGGTTCGGTACTTTGAAGTTCTATGATATGGCACTATGTTTGATAGTCTTGTTCGTATATGGTCAATTTGTCACTAATAACCACTTCTTAACTTTTGCCTTGTCTAACTTGCATAATTCAATTTTGTATGTTCTTAAAAATTAGAATGTTCTCTGACGTCTTTTGAAGCATGATTTTGTATGTTTTGAGTAAAAGATATTTACTTGATTTAAGTATTATGAGAGTATGTAATTGTAAGTAACTGAACAGTTATTATTGGAAATATATAGTATACATAAATTATATGCTTTTGCAGGAACAATAGGTGATCCAACAACGCAACTTGATGGGAAACTAAGCACATTCCATCAGGGAGCTGCTAATGATTGCGGTGCTGTTTCTGGAATACAGGCATTAGATAATAGTAAATATAGCTGATCCAAGTAAAGGGATTATAGGGGATGGAGGTCACTCATATTCAATAAAGAGTGTAACTAAAGACACTGTAGTAGTAATAAATCCATGGGATACTTCTAAATTTATAAATATGTCTAGAAGTCAGTTTGAAAGTTCTATAAGGTATATGACATATGTAGATGAAGCAACAAATAAAATTGTAGTTTTTTGGAATTAAGTTATATAAAATTTGTTATCTTCATTCAGTATATGCAGTTAAAATATCTAGGGTATATTCCTTAACGTGGGTTTTGTGGGTTTTGTCGGTTTCGTTGGCTCTACACCTAGTATGAAACCCCCCACTAATATTACAAAACAAGAAATGTGGTTATCTTCTATATTATTTGTGTCAACAATATTTTTACAAAGTTGCAAATAATATATAACAAAAAGGGGGCTGTTCAAAAATGGAAGAATCAAAAATAAATATAATCATTGCTGATGATCATAAAGAATTTTGTAATATTCTTTATGATTATATATCAAAACAAGAGGATATTATTGTAACAGGTATTGCAAATAATGGAGTAGAAACAATAAAATTGATTGAAGAAAAAAAACCTGATATAGTAGTACTGGATATAATTATGCCTATTCTTGATGGTTTCGAAGTCCTGGAGAGGTTAAATACAATGAATTTAGAATCAAAACCTCTTATAATAATTTTATCAGCGGTTGGTCAGGATAATATAACCCAAAGAGCCTTATCACTAGGAGCCGATTATTATGTTGTAAAACCTTTTGATATGGGCGTATTAGTTAAACGGATAAGACAGATAGTATATAACACTATAGATAATAGTGATGTAAAAAAAATACTTACTTATGTTGACGATACTGAAATTAAAGTTGATAAAAATCAATCATATGATGATACTTTAATTACTCAAATAACTAATATTATGCATGAAATTGGAATACCTGTTCATATAAAAGGTTATATGTTTGTAAGGGAAGCAATAAGCATGGTAGTGAATGATATTGGACTTTTATCAGGAATAACAAAAGTATTGTATCCACTAGTAGGTAAAAAATATAATACTACTGCTAGTAGAGTAGAAAGAGCAATACTCCATGCAATAAACGTTGCATGGAGTAGAGGACAATTAGAGACTATTAATAAGATTTTTGGTTATACAATTAATAATGAAAAAGGAAAACCTACTAATTTAGAATTTATAGCAATGGTAGCTGACAAGATAAGATTACAAAATAGGGTTGGCTAGTCGATATTTTTCAAGAATTTTATACTTGAACGAATCATTATTTATTAAAATGTTAAAATTGTTTTTATGGTAAAATTTAAGCTATTGCAGATAGACTAAAAATAAAATAAGTCTGGTATTTGACCAGGCTTATTCTATCAATTAAATACTAAATTTGCATTTTGTATAATTTCCAATAACCTTGTCTCTATTATTTTTTTCTCCAATTATTAATTCCCCCATTTGTAAAAATGTTATTACAGATGCTGCTGCCTTTATTTGAGAAGCTGGAATTTTTTGAGTAATGTTTATACCCACTGTATTTAATATTTTGTATT
This window of the Clostridium estertheticum genome carries:
- the spo0A gene encoding sporulation transcription factor Spo0A translates to MEESKINIIIADDHKEFCNILYDYISKQEDIIVTGIANNGVETIKLIEEKKPDIVVLDIIMPILDGFEVLERLNTMNLESKPLIIILSAVGQDNITQRALSLGADYYVVKPFDMGVLVKRIRQIVYNTIDNSDVKKILTYVDDTEIKVDKNQSYDDTLITQITNIMHEIGIPVHIKGYMFVREAISMVVNDIGLLSGITKVLYPLVGKKYNTTASRVERAILHAINVAWSRGQLETINKIFGYTINNEKGKPTNLEFIAMVADKIRLQNRVG